A section of the Carya illinoinensis cultivar Pawnee chromosome 12, C.illinoinensisPawnee_v1, whole genome shotgun sequence genome encodes:
- the LOC122288955 gene encoding elongation factor G-1, chloroplastic isoform X1 encodes MATESVRVSASSVCNFSVNGSQRRAAIPLSPARFLGLRPRRPLSSFTSSSSSSQFINAVRFISTSSKPSTLRSRRDFSVFAMAADESKRAVPLNDYRNIGIMAHIDAGKTTTTERILYYTGRNYKIGEVHEGTATMDWMEQEQERGITITSAATTTFWNKHRINIIDTPGHVDFTLEVERALRVLDGAICLFDSVAGVEPQSETVWRQADKYGVPRICFVNKMDRLGANFFRTRDMIVTNLGAKPLVIQIPIGSEDNFKGVIDLVKMKAIIWSGEELGAKFVYEDIPADLQELAQEYRSQMIETIVDLDDQAMEGYLEGVEPDEKTIKKLIRKGTISSSFVPVLCGSAFKNKGVQPLLDAVVDYLPSPIDLPAMKGTDPENPEVTLERAASDDEPFSGLAFKIMSDPFVGSLTFVRVYAGKLAAGSYVMNANKGKKERIGRLLEMHANSREDVKVALTGDIVALGGLKDTVTGETLCDPENPIVLERMDFPDPVIKVAIEPKTKADVDKMGAGLVKLAQEDPSFHFSRDEEINQTVIEGMGELHLEIIVDRLKREFKVEANVGAPQVNYRESISKVSEVKYVHKKQSGGQGQFADITVRFEPLEPGSGYEFKSEIKGGAVPREYIPGVMKGLEECMSNGVLAGFPVVDVRAALVDGSYHDVDSSVLAFQLAARGAFREGMRKAGPKMLEPIMKVEVVTPEEHLGDVIGDLNSRRGQINSFGDKPGGLKVVDALVPLAEMFQYVSTLRGMTKGRASYTMQLAKFDVVPQYIQDQLAAKEQQVAA; translated from the exons ATGGCGACAGAATCAGTGCGAGTGTCTGCTTCTTCAGTGTGTAATTTCAGTGTAAATGGGTCTCAGAGAAGGGCTGCAATCCCTCTCTCCCCGGCTCGCTTTCTTGGTCTGCGTCCTCGACGACCACTCTCTTCTTTcacttcatcatcttcttcttcccagTTCATTAACGCCGTGCGCTTCATATCAACATCTTCGAAGCCCTCCACTTTGCGGAGCAGAAGAGATTTCTCTGTCTTCGCCATGGCCGCTgacg AGTCAAAGCGTGCAGTGCCATTGAATGATTATCGCAATATTGGAATTATGGCTCACATAGATGCAGGAAAAACCACTACAACCGAAAGGATTCTTTACTATACAGGAAGAAACTATAAAATAGGTGAGGTACATGAAGGAACGGCTACAATGGACTGGATGGAGCAAGAACAAGAAAGAGGGATTACTATAACATCTGCTGCAACTACCACATTCTGGAACAAACACCGGATTAACATTATTGATACTCCTGGCCATGTTGATTTTACTCTTGAAGTGGAGCGGGCTCTCAGGGTATTGGATGGTGCTATATGCTTGTTTGATAGTGTTGCTGGCGTAGAACCACAATCTGAAACCGTGTGGAGGCAAGCTGATAAATACGGGGTACCCAGAATTTGCTTTGTCAATAAGATGGACCGTCTTGGGGCAAACTTTTTCCGCACAAGAGACATGATTGTGACAAATTTGGGTGCTAAACCACTGGTGATTCAAATACCAATTGGTTCAGAAGATAATTTTAAGGGAGTCATTGATCTTGTGAAGATGAAAGCTATAATTTGGTCAGGTGAAGAGTTGGGTGCTAAGTTTGTGTATGAGGATATACCAGCAGATCTTCAGGAACTAGCACAAGAGTATCGGTCACAGATGATAGAAACCATAGTTGATTTAGATGATCAAGCTATGGAGGGCTACCTAGAAGGAGTTGAACCCGATGAGAaaacaattaagaaattaattaggAAGGGAACCATCTCAAGCAGTTTTGTCCCAGTATTATGCGGCTCAGCTTTTAAAAATAAGGGAGTTCAACCACTGCTTGATGCTGTTGTGGATTATTTGCCTTCTCCAATTGACTTGCCAGCAATGAAAGGGACTGACCCAGAAAACCCGGAAGTAACGCTTGAAAGGGCTGCGAGTGACGATGAACCGTTCTCTGGACTTGCTTTCAAGATCATGAGTGATCCATTTGTGGGATCCCTTACATTTGTGAGAGTGTATGCAGGGAAACTTGCTGCAGGATCCTATGTAATGAATGCTaacaaagggaaaaaagagaggatTGGTAGGCTTCTAGAAATGCATGCAAATAGTAGAGAGGATGTTAAGGTAGCTTTGACAGGtgacattgttgctcttggagGTCTAAAAGATACCGTTACTGGAGAAACACTGTGTGATCCTGAGAATCCTATCGTGCTTGAACGCATGGACTTCCCCGATCCTGTGATTAAGGTTGCAATTGAACCCAAGACTAAAGCTGATGTTGACAAGATGGGAGCGGGGTTGGTCAAACTTGCTCAAGAAGACCCTTCTTTCCACTTCTCACGAGATGAAGAGATCAACCAAACAGTAATTGAAGGGATGGGGGAGTTGCACCTTGAGATTATTGTTGATCGGCTCAAGAGGGAGTTTAAG GTAGAAGCTAATGTTGGTGCACCCCAGGTAAACTACCGAGAAAGCATTTCTAAAGTCTCAGAAGTGAAGTATGTTCACAAGAAACAGTCTGGTGGACAAGGTCAGTTTGCTGATATCACCGTACGGTTTGAACCCTTGGAACCAGGTAGCGGATATGAATTCAAGAGTGAAATCAAGGGAGGGGCAGTGCCAAGAGAGTACATTCCAGGAGTGATGAAAGGATTGGAGGAGTGTATGAGTAATGGTGTGCTTGCAGGCTTCCCTGTCGTTGATGTACGTGCTGCTCTAGTAGATGGTTCTTACCATGATGTCGATTCAAGTGTACTGGCATTCCAGCTTGCAGCCAGAGGAGCTTTTCGTGAAGGGATGAGGAAGGCTGGACCAAAGATGCTTGAACCGATAATGAAAGTTGAAGTTGTTACACCTGAAGAACATTTAGGAGATGTGATTGGTGATCTAAACTCGAGGAGAGGTCAGATCAACAGCTTTGGTGACAAACCTGGTGGTCTCAAG GTGGTTGATGCGTTGGTCCCTTTGGCAGAGATGTTCCAATATGTTAGTACACTCCGAGGGATGACAAAAGGCCGTGCATCCTACACCATGCAATTAGCCAAGTTTGATGTTGTTCCTCAATACATCCAGGATCAGCTAGCTGCTAAGGAGCAACAGGTTGCTGCTTAA
- the LOC122288955 gene encoding elongation factor G-1, chloroplastic isoform X2, translating into MATESVRVSASSVCNFSVNGSQRRAAIPLSPARFLGLRPRRPLSSFTSSSSSSQFINAVRFISTSSKPSTLRSRRDFSVFAMAADESKRAVPLNDYRNIGIMAHIDAGKTTTTERILYYTGRNYKIGEVHEGTATMDWMEQEQERGITITSAATTTFWNKHRINIIDTPGHVDFTLEVERALRVLDGAICLFDSVAGVEPQSETVWRQADKYGVPRICFVNKMDRLGANFFRTRDMIVTNLGAKPLVIQIPIGSEDNFKGVIDLVKMKAIIWSGEELGAKFVYEDIPADLQELAQEYRSQMIETIVDLDDQAMEGYLEGVEPDEKTIKKLIRKGTISSSFVPVLCGSAFKNKGVQPLLDAVVDYLPSPIDLPAMKGTDPENPEVTLERAASDDEPFSGLAFKIMSDPFVGSLTFVRVYAGKLAAGSYVMNANKGKKERIGRLLEMHANSREDVKVALTGDIVALGGLKDTVTGETLCDPENPIVLERMDFPDPVIKVAIEPKTKADVDKMGAGLVKLAQEDPSFHFSRDEEINQTVIEGMGELHLEIIVDRLKREFKVNYRESISKVSEVKYVHKKQSGGQGQFADITVRFEPLEPGSGYEFKSEIKGGAVPREYIPGVMKGLEECMSNGVLAGFPVVDVRAALVDGSYHDVDSSVLAFQLAARGAFREGMRKAGPKMLEPIMKVEVVTPEEHLGDVIGDLNSRRGQINSFGDKPGGLKVVDALVPLAEMFQYVSTLRGMTKGRASYTMQLAKFDVVPQYIQDQLAAKEQQVAA; encoded by the exons ATGGCGACAGAATCAGTGCGAGTGTCTGCTTCTTCAGTGTGTAATTTCAGTGTAAATGGGTCTCAGAGAAGGGCTGCAATCCCTCTCTCCCCGGCTCGCTTTCTTGGTCTGCGTCCTCGACGACCACTCTCTTCTTTcacttcatcatcttcttcttcccagTTCATTAACGCCGTGCGCTTCATATCAACATCTTCGAAGCCCTCCACTTTGCGGAGCAGAAGAGATTTCTCTGTCTTCGCCATGGCCGCTgacg AGTCAAAGCGTGCAGTGCCATTGAATGATTATCGCAATATTGGAATTATGGCTCACATAGATGCAGGAAAAACCACTACAACCGAAAGGATTCTTTACTATACAGGAAGAAACTATAAAATAGGTGAGGTACATGAAGGAACGGCTACAATGGACTGGATGGAGCAAGAACAAGAAAGAGGGATTACTATAACATCTGCTGCAACTACCACATTCTGGAACAAACACCGGATTAACATTATTGATACTCCTGGCCATGTTGATTTTACTCTTGAAGTGGAGCGGGCTCTCAGGGTATTGGATGGTGCTATATGCTTGTTTGATAGTGTTGCTGGCGTAGAACCACAATCTGAAACCGTGTGGAGGCAAGCTGATAAATACGGGGTACCCAGAATTTGCTTTGTCAATAAGATGGACCGTCTTGGGGCAAACTTTTTCCGCACAAGAGACATGATTGTGACAAATTTGGGTGCTAAACCACTGGTGATTCAAATACCAATTGGTTCAGAAGATAATTTTAAGGGAGTCATTGATCTTGTGAAGATGAAAGCTATAATTTGGTCAGGTGAAGAGTTGGGTGCTAAGTTTGTGTATGAGGATATACCAGCAGATCTTCAGGAACTAGCACAAGAGTATCGGTCACAGATGATAGAAACCATAGTTGATTTAGATGATCAAGCTATGGAGGGCTACCTAGAAGGAGTTGAACCCGATGAGAaaacaattaagaaattaattaggAAGGGAACCATCTCAAGCAGTTTTGTCCCAGTATTATGCGGCTCAGCTTTTAAAAATAAGGGAGTTCAACCACTGCTTGATGCTGTTGTGGATTATTTGCCTTCTCCAATTGACTTGCCAGCAATGAAAGGGACTGACCCAGAAAACCCGGAAGTAACGCTTGAAAGGGCTGCGAGTGACGATGAACCGTTCTCTGGACTTGCTTTCAAGATCATGAGTGATCCATTTGTGGGATCCCTTACATTTGTGAGAGTGTATGCAGGGAAACTTGCTGCAGGATCCTATGTAATGAATGCTaacaaagggaaaaaagagaggatTGGTAGGCTTCTAGAAATGCATGCAAATAGTAGAGAGGATGTTAAGGTAGCTTTGACAGGtgacattgttgctcttggagGTCTAAAAGATACCGTTACTGGAGAAACACTGTGTGATCCTGAGAATCCTATCGTGCTTGAACGCATGGACTTCCCCGATCCTGTGATTAAGGTTGCAATTGAACCCAAGACTAAAGCTGATGTTGACAAGATGGGAGCGGGGTTGGTCAAACTTGCTCAAGAAGACCCTTCTTTCCACTTCTCACGAGATGAAGAGATCAACCAAACAGTAATTGAAGGGATGGGGGAGTTGCACCTTGAGATTATTGTTGATCGGCTCAAGAGGGAGTTTAAG GTAAACTACCGAGAAAGCATTTCTAAAGTCTCAGAAGTGAAGTATGTTCACAAGAAACAGTCTGGTGGACAAGGTCAGTTTGCTGATATCACCGTACGGTTTGAACCCTTGGAACCAGGTAGCGGATATGAATTCAAGAGTGAAATCAAGGGAGGGGCAGTGCCAAGAGAGTACATTCCAGGAGTGATGAAAGGATTGGAGGAGTGTATGAGTAATGGTGTGCTTGCAGGCTTCCCTGTCGTTGATGTACGTGCTGCTCTAGTAGATGGTTCTTACCATGATGTCGATTCAAGTGTACTGGCATTCCAGCTTGCAGCCAGAGGAGCTTTTCGTGAAGGGATGAGGAAGGCTGGACCAAAGATGCTTGAACCGATAATGAAAGTTGAAGTTGTTACACCTGAAGAACATTTAGGAGATGTGATTGGTGATCTAAACTCGAGGAGAGGTCAGATCAACAGCTTTGGTGACAAACCTGGTGGTCTCAAG GTGGTTGATGCGTTGGTCCCTTTGGCAGAGATGTTCCAATATGTTAGTACACTCCGAGGGATGACAAAAGGCCGTGCATCCTACACCATGCAATTAGCCAAGTTTGATGTTGTTCCTCAATACATCCAGGATCAGCTAGCTGCTAAGGAGCAACAGGTTGCTGCTTAA